One window from the genome of Aricia agestis chromosome 6, ilAriAges1.1, whole genome shotgun sequence encodes:
- the LOC121728153 gene encoding SWI/SNF-related matrix-associated actin-dependent regulator of chromatin subfamily B member 1-A: protein MALRTYGDKPISFQIEEGGDFYCVGSEVGNYLRLFRGSLYKKYPGMARRTLTNEERKRLVDNGLGPHVLSSSVSLLKASEVEDIIEGNDERYKAVSVSQELATPRESKSKKPHNPSWLPVMPNSSHLDAVPQATPISRTRVHNKKVRTFPLCFDDTDMSAMLENASQKQILVPIRLDMEIEGQKLRDTFTWNKNESIITPEQFAEVLCDDLELNTSTFIPAIASSIRQQIEAFPSEPPAILEEQTDQRLIIKLNIHVGNTSLVDQVEWDMSEKENNPEQFAMKLCAELGLGGEFVTGIAYSVRGQLSWHQRTYAFSEAPLPVVETPYRQPSEAEAWAPYLETLTNAEMEKKIRDQDRNTRRMRRLANTTPEVSLSRAVSRLIRADEAMFPTTPEKRRKKI, encoded by the exons ATGGCTTTGAGAACTTACGGCGATAAGCCGATTAGTTTCCAGATAGAGGAGGGTGGAGATTTCTACTGCGTGGGATCAGAG GTCGGAAACTACCTGCGGTTATTCCGTGGGTCtttgtataaaaagtatcctggaATGGCCAGGAGGACCCTCACAAATGAAGAAAGAAAACGCTTAGTTGATAATGGACTGGGACCCCATGTTCTTTCCAGTTCAGTTTCATTACTGAAAGCATCGGAAGTAGAGGACATCATTGAAGGGAATGAtgaaag ATACAAAGCAGTGTCTGTAAGTCAAGAACTAGCTACACCAAGAGAGAGCAAGAGCAAGAAGCCTCATAATCCATCATGGCTTCCCGTTATGCCAAATTCATCCCATTTGGATGCTGTGCCACAAGCTACACCAATAAGCCGCACTAGGGTGCATAATAagaaa GTGCGCACATTTCCACTGTGTTTTGATGATACCGACATGTCAGCAATGTTAGAAAATGCATCTCAAAAGCAAATTCTGGTACCGATTCGACTGGACATGGAGATTGAAGGCCAAAAACTCAGAGACACATTCACATGGAATAAGAATG agtCTATAATCACACCAGAGCAATTTGCCGAAGTGTTGTGTGATGATCTGGAGCTGAACACTAGCACATTTATACCAGCTATAGCCTCATCCATCCGACAACAGATTGAGGCCTTCCCCAGTGAACCACCAGCCATACTCGAAGAGCAGACTGATCAGAGACTCATCATTAAGTTAAATATACACGTTGGAAACACTTCCCTTGTTGATCAG gTGGAATGGGATATGTCTGAGAAGGAGAACAATCCGGAACAGTTTGCTATGAAATTGTGTGCTGAGCTGGGCCTAGGGGGAGAATTTGTGACTGGCATAGCGTACAGTGTCCGTGGACAGCTCAGCTGGCATCAGAGAACTTATGCTTTTAGTGAAGCACCATTGCCTGTTGTAGAG ACTCCTTACAGACAACCTTCGGAGGCCGAGGCTTGGGCGCCGTACCTGGAGACGCTCACTAACGCCGAAATGGAGAAGAAAATTCGTGACCAAGATCGTAACACTCGTCGTATGAGACGATTGGCTAATACTACACCTG AGGTGTCTTTAAGCAGGGCTGTAAGTCGGCTTATTCGTGCAGATGAAGCAATGTTCCCTACTACACCTGAGAAACGaagaaagaaaatataa
- the LOC121728151 gene encoding uncharacterized protein LOC121728151, protein MPHKQPSSLFKICVQNSLQLINEFCYFIEKNYPVTEVYDCQRHVYDLKQYLMSTLPSGLFDVLCMSRSCCPYGGDPRVQLRVLTHPQMSVFRKIDVDNCIPKVFWIHMFPMLNRLVVLDLKFICTDEILETIAKSCPLLEELNIVSKVEIRKSLINASVIVRNVSDVGLNYLTTLKRLRILSMDPPRNEKSNRVVRGVSQTGIIMLIRELPYLEELRIESCDIGSTLIGSQVEIGPLNLRKVNCHYISAESIQKLVKICPNLKELAITHLSTHDKDDVLEAISASNLQLSRLDMLFFSYSPSLDRLLKVQGQYLTHFSLWEIDDCMTIETIINLGVSCPNITNICLLTQSSSLSIPHLYKKPNIFNKLQTLTVGSDNFNLEKVLTFFLEAAQNLQKLTVKYQSKTQFDATLKLILSKGYLRNIKSLWLDCTLEVSKEVIKQIIQSCCNLTDLTVDFNEDMKDVHEYISNNNLDLKLGGY, encoded by the exons ATGCCTCATAAGCAACCGAGTAGTTTGTTTAAAATTTGTGTTCAAAATTCCCTTCaattaataaatgaattttgttattttatcgaaAAGAATTATCCAGTTACAGAAGTATATGATTGTCAGAGGCATGTGTATGATTTAAAACAGTACCTGATGTCTACACTGCCAAGTGG gTTGTTTGATGTCTTGTGTATGTCACGGTCATGTTGTCCCTATGGAGGTGACCCTCGAGTTCAACTGCGAGTCTTGACGCACCCTCAAATGTCTGTCTTTCGGAAAATAGATGTAGATAACTGTATTCCTAAAGTTTTCTGGATTCACATGTTTCCAATGCTGAATCGCCTAGTTGTCCTTGATTTAAAGTTCATTTGTACGGATGAAATCCTCGAAACAATCGCTAAAAGTTGTCCTCTACTTGAAGAGCTCAATATAGTTTCGAAAGTTGAAATTCGCAAGTCCCTCATCAATGCATCAGTAATAGTTAGGAATGTTTCCGATGTCGGACTCAATTACTTGACAACCCTAAAACGCTTACGAATATTGTCAATGGACCCACCCAGAAATGAAAAATCTAATAGAGTAGTCCGTGGTGTATCCCAAACTGGTATCATAATGCTCATCAGGGAATTACCTTATCTCGAGGAGCTTAGGATAGAGTCTTGCGATATTGGGTCTACATTGATAGGTTCTCAGGTAGAGATTGGACCTTTAAATTTAAGGAAGGTCAATTGTCATTATATCTCTGCTGAAAGTATACAAAAGCTAGTCAAAATATGTCCCAATCTTAAGGAATTAGCTATAACACATCTGTCAACACACGATAAAGATGACGTCTTAGAGGCAATAAGTGCTAGCAATTTGCAATTATCTAGATTAGATATGCTATTTTTTTCCTACTCCCCCTCGCTAGATCGCCTGTTAAAAGTCCAAGGTCAATATTTGACCCACTTCTCTTTGTGGGAAATAGACGACTGTATGACTATAGAAACTATAATCAATTTAGGAGTTAGCTGTCCCAATATCACTAACATCTGTCTGTTAACACAATCTAGCAGCTTGTCCATTCCACATCTTTACAAAAaacctaatatttttaataaattacagaCTTTAACTGTTGGTAGTGATAATTTCAACTTGGAGAAGGTTTTGACTTTCTTTTTAGAGGCTGCACAAAATTTACAGAAGTTGACTGTCAAATATCAGTCGAAGACACAGTTCGATGCAACTTTGAAGCTAATACTCAGCAAAGGTTACCTTAGAAATATAAAATCATTATGGCTGGATTGTACCCTGGAAGTTTCTAAAGAAGTGATTAAACAGATTATTCAGAGCTGTTGCAACCTTACAGATTTAACAGTTGATTTTAATGAAGACATGAAAGATGTTCATGAAtatatatctaataataatttagatttaaaattagGAGGATACTAA